Proteins found in one Kwoniella bestiolae CBS 10118 chromosome 1, complete sequence genomic segment:
- a CDS encoding aconitate hydratase, mitochondrial: MVLSASRVSSLPRRLILNKRGLATPSTLPIKDCTSITPPYSRLLKTLDQVRDVLPTGSKLTLAEKILYSHLRNPEESLGGGNGSNTKIRGERYLKLRPDRVAMQDASAQMALLQFMTCRLPSCAVPASIHCDHLIQAQTGAESDLTRSIEQNKEVFDFLQSAAKKYGIEFWKPGSGIIHQIVLENYAAPGLLMLGTDSHTPNAGGLGMLAIGVGGADAVDALTDTPWELKAPLITGVKLTGELKGWATPKDLILHLAGKLTVRGGTGRIIEYFGPGVSAQSCTGLATIANMGAEVGATTSTFPYSDNMRQYLHATGRGPVAEAADDAAKKGFLSADEGAEYDEVIEINLSELEPHLNGPFTPDLATPLSSFSNFLNTNKYPTTLSSALIGSCTNSSYEDMSRVASIAEQAKAAGLKSKVPFLVTPGSELIRATVEKDGLQDTLESVGATVLANACGPCIGQWKRDDHKGEDNAILTSFNRNFKARNDGNLKTMNFLASPEIVTAMAFSGDLNFNPTTDSIPTPNGPFKFTPPSGDRLPPTGYSAGDLSYAPSPSPVPQPDTEIAISPSSTRLEILEPFGTNFEGGKGELPPMRCLMRVKGKCTTDHISAAGAWLKYKGHLSNISENTLMTAVNDENNSINKAVDVDGGEDTIPRTMQKYKERGEPWMLVVDDNYGEGSAREHAALQPRFYGGAMIVARSFARIHETNLKKQGILPLWFLDKADYSKISAHDHVSTIGLEQVMDGTSTSDIITLRVERPSGEVEEIKTRHTLSKDQIEWLRFGSALNYIGAKAREASA; the protein is encoded by the exons ATGGTCCTCTCAGCTTCCAGGGTATCTTCCCTCCCCCGACGACTCATCTTAAACAAAAGGGGATTGGCCACTCCCTCGACACTCCCAATTAAAGATTGTACTTCCATCACACCACCTTACTCGAGGTTGTTGAAAACATTAGATCAAGTTAGAGATGTATTACCTACAGGAAGTAAATTGACATTGGCAGAGAAGATATTATATTCTCATTTGAGGAATCCAGAGGAGagtttgggaggagggaatggaagtAATACAAAGATAAGAGGGGAGAGGTATTTGAAGTTGAGGCCGGATAGGGTGGCCatgcag GACGCATCCGCCCAAATGGCCCTCCTTCAATTCATGACCTGCCGTCTCCCCTCCTGTGCCGTACCCGCCTCGATCCACTGcgaccatctcatccaagCCCAAACAGGTGCCGAGTCCGATCTCACACGATCCATCGAGCAGAATAAAGAAGTATTCGATTTCTTACAATCAGCAGCCAAGAAATACGGTATCGAATTCTGGAAACCCGGGTCAggtatcatccatcagatcGTACTTGAGAACTATGCTGCTCCAGGATTATTGATGTTGGGTACGGACAGTCATACGCCCAATGCGGGAGGTCTGGGGATGTTGGCCATTGGTGTGGGGGGCGCGGACGCCGTGGATGCATTGACGGATACTCCTTGGGAGTTGAAGGCTCCGTTGATCACTGGTGTGAAGTTGACTGGAGAGTTGAAGGGATGGGCTACTCCTAAGGATTTGATTCTGCATTTGGCCGGAAAATTGACTGtacga GGAGGAACCGGACGAATCATTGAATACTTTGGTCCAGGTGTATCAGCCCAGTCATGTACCGGTCTCGCCACCATCGCCAACATGGGTGCAGAAGTGGGAGCTACCACCTCGACATTCCCCTACTCCGACAACATGAGACAATACTTGCATGCCACGGGCAGAGGACCAGTAGCTGAAGCTGCCGACGACGCTGCTAAGAAGGGATTCCTAAGTGCTGACGAAGGAGCAGAATACGATGAGGTCATTGAAATT AACCTTTCCGAACTTGAACCCCATCTCAACGGTCCATTCACCCCCGATCTCGCCACCCCtctatcatccttctccaacttcctcaacaccaacaaataccccaccaccctctcTTCCGCATTGATCGGATCATGTACCAACTCCTCGTACGAGGACATGTCGAGGGTAGCTTCCATAGCCGAACAAGCTAAAGCTGCTGGCCTCAAGTCAAAAGTCCCATTCTTAGTCACTCCAGGATCTGAACTGATCAGGGCAACAGTCGAGAAAGATGGATTACAAGATACCCTCGAGAGCGTCGGTGCCACTGTGTTGGCGAATGCGTGTGGACCATGTATCGGAcagtggaagagggatgatcaCAAGGGTGAAGATAATGCGATTTTGACTTCGTTCAACAGGAACTTCAAAGCTAGGAATGATGGTAATTTGAAGACTATGAATTTCCTAGCTTCTCCTGAGATCGTTACAGCT ATGGCGTTCTCAGGTgatctcaacttcaacccTACAACCGACtccatccccacccccaACGGTCCATTCAAATTCACCCCTCCCTCAGGAGACAGACTCCCTCCAACTGGATACTCAGCGGGTGATCTATCCTACGCTCCTAGTCCCTCACCGGTCCCTCAACCCGATACCGAAATTGCCATCTCCCCTTCGTCCACACGTCTGGAAATTCTGGAGCCCTTCGGCACGAATTTCGAGGGTGGTAAAGGGGAATTACCACCTATGAGATGTCTCATGAGAGTCAAAGGGAAATGTACGACCGACCATATCTCCGCTGCTGGGGCGTGGTTGAAATATAAGGGACATCTCAGTAATATCTCGGAAAATACCTTGATGACCGctgtgaatgatgagaacAACAGTATCAATAAGGCggtcgatgtggatggtggggAAGATACTATCCCGAGGACGATGCAGAAGTACAAGGAGAGGGGCGAACCTTGGATGTTGGTTGTGGATGATAATT ACGGAGAAGGTTCAGCAAGGGAACATGCAGCCTTACAACCCCGTTTCTACGGCGGCGCCATGATTGTAGCCCGATCTTTCGCTCGTATACACGAGACCAACTTGAAG AAACAAGGTATCCTCCCCCTTTGGTTCCTTGACAAAGCAGATTACTCCAAGATCTCCGCGCACGATCATGTCTCCACAATAGGTTTAGAACAAGTTATGGACGGGACCTCCACCTCGGACATCATCACCCTACGAGTGGAGAGGCCAAGTGGCGAGGTAGAGGAGATTAAGACTAGACATACCTTGAGTAAGGACCAGATTGAGTGGTTGAGGTTTGGTAGTGCGCTTAATTATATTGGAGCGAAGGCTAGAGAAGCTAGTGCCTAG
- a CDS encoding meiotic recombinase Dmc1 — protein MSEEDEGMGGFESVDELQSHGINVQDISKLKAAGIVTVLGVAQTTRRHLLKIKGLSEAKVEKLKEVVAKILPPPFLTGTEIADRRQNVVYITTGSKSVDAMLGGGIPTQSITEVFGEFRTGKTQLCHTLCVSTQLPEDQQGASGKVAYIDTEGTFRPDRVKAVADRFGVDAAMALDNVICARAWSSEQQCDLLIELAVRFVEDRTYKLLIVDSIMNLFRQDYSGRGELSERQQKLNQFLARLQKLAEEFNIAVILTNQVQADPGAAAMFAAASSAKAVGGHILAHASAVRIQLRKGRGDERIAKLQDSPDMPEGEATYVLKSGGWEDPS, from the exons ATGTCCGAAGAAGAT GAAGGAATGGGTGGATTCGAA TCCGTTGACGAACTCCAATCCCAC GGCATCAACGTCCAAGATATCTCAAAGCTCAAGGCAGCAGGTATCGTCACTGTGCTGGGAGTAGCTCAAACTACCAGAAGACACTTactcaagatcaag GGTCTTTCCGAG GCGAAAGTAGAGAAACTCAAA GAGGTGGTAGCTAAGATCCTC CCACCACCCTTCCTTACGGGAACTGAAATTGCCGATCGAAGACAAAACGTTGTCTACATCACCACTGGTTCGAAATCGGTCGATGCGATGCTTGGAGGTGGTATTCCGACTCAAAGTATCACTGAGGTCTTTGGCGAATTCAGAACCGGTAAA ACCCAACTCTGCCATACTCTCTGCGTATCGACTCAACTTCCCGAAGATCAACAGGGTGCAAGTGGGAAAGTAGCTTACATTGATACTGA GGGTACTTTCCGACCGGACAGAGTCAAGGCTGTTGCCGATCGATTCGGTGTAGACGCAGCTATGGCACTTGACAATGTCATTTGTGCAAGAGCTTGGAGTTCTGAGCAGCAATGCGATCTGCTTATTGAGCTTGCCGTGAG ATTCGTTGAAGATAGAACATACAAGCTGCTCATTGTCGATAGTATTATGAACCTCTTCC GACAAGACTATTCTGGACGAGGAGAGTTGTCCGAGCGACAACAA aAACTCAATCAATTCCTGGCACGACTCCAAAAACTCGCCGAAGAATTCAATATTGCTGTCATTCTCACTAATCAAGTCCAAGCTGACCCTGGT GCTGCCGCCAT GTTCGCTGCTGCCTCGTCTGCTAAAGCTGTCGGAG GACACATCCTCGCTCATGC ATCCGCTGTTCGAATTCAACTTCGAAAAGGAAGAGGCGATGAACGAATTGCCAAACTGCAAGACTCTCCCGATATGCCTGAAGGAGAAGCGACCTATGTTCTCAAGTCCGG TGGATGGGAAGATCCTAGTTGA